In Raphanus sativus cultivar WK10039 chromosome 5, ASM80110v3, whole genome shotgun sequence, the following proteins share a genomic window:
- the LOC108860933 gene encoding pollen receptor-like kinase 5, with protein sequence MRNWENPVMLACNTASKKNLHSCIVLIIIFITLLCPVVMSQLVVPDSDADCLLRFKDTLANGSVFFSWDPSTSPCQGNDANWYGLLCSNYVWGIQLEGLGLTGKLDLDPLVPMKTLRTISFMNNEFDGPMPQINRLTSLRSLYLSNNRFSGEIPALAFQDMPHLKKILLANNAFRGTIPSSLASLPRLVEVRLNGNQFQGQIPHFKQKDLKLASFENNDLAGPIPESLQNMDPGSFAGNKDLCGPPLSPCSDSSPIAPVDPRSSPSPPLSPPQGSSNTGSLSTIAIIMIVLGILLVIIALVFCFIQSRRRRNFLYSSSGKESVESYTYHEPVVRTNKPAESLVNHARRRSTADPGGRLLFVRDNVPRFGLQDLLKASAEVLGSGTFGASYKAAISSGQTLVVKRYKHMNNVGRDEFHEHMRRLGRLNHPNLLPLVAYYYRREEKLLVTQFMPNNSLASHLHTNHSADQPGLNWITRLKIIKGVGKGLYYLFNELPTLTIPHGHIKSSNVVLDESFEPLLTDYALRPVMGSEHAHNFMTAYKTPEYGPAKGQVLTKKTDVWCLGVLILEVLTGRFPENYLSQSYDPNMSLVTWVSDMVKEKKTCDVFDKEMDGKKNCKGEMINLLKIGLKCCEEKEERRMEMREAVEMIEMLREGESDDEFGSMDHRVNNDLYSSMLWDDDDSLNR encoded by the exons ATGCGCAATTGGGAGAACCCGGTTATGCTTGCGTGTAACACGGCTTCAAAGAAAAATCTACATTCTTGCATTgtcctcatcatcatcttcatcaccTTGTTATGTCCGGTCGTAATGTCTCAATTGGTTGTGCCAGATTCAGACGCAGATTGTCTCTTGAGATTCAAAGATACATTAGCAAATGGTTCGGTGTTTTTTAGTTGGGATCCATCAACATCACCATGTCAAGGAAACGACGCAAATTGGTACGGTCTTCTTTGTAGCAATTACGTTTGGGGGATACAACTCGAGGGACTCGGCTTAACCGGGAAACTAGACCTCGACCCATTGGTTCCTATGAAGACTCTACGAACCATAAGCTTCATGAACAATGAATTCGACGGACCAATGCCTCAGATTAATAGGCTTACTTCGCTGAGATCCTTGTATTTGTCTAATAACCGGTTTTCGGGGGAGATACCTGCTCTTGCATTTCAAGATATGCCACATTTGAAGAAGATTTTGCTGGCTAATAACGCCTTCCGTGGCACAAttccttcttctttagcttcTTTGCCAAGGCTTGTAGAGGTGAGGCTAAATGGTAATCAGTTTCAAGGACAAATACCACATTTCAAACAGAAGGATCTTAAGTTAGCTAGCTTTGAGAACAATGACCTCGCTGGACCGATACCTGAAAGCCTCCAAAACATGGACCCAGGCTCTTTTGCAG GTAACAAAGATTTGTGTGGTCCTCCCTTAAGTCCATGTTCTGATTCCTCTCCAATAGCTCCTGTTGATCCAAGATCAAGTCCTAGTCCTCCTCTTAGTCCTCCCCAGGGGAGCAGCAACACTGGCTCCTTGAGCACTATAGCGATCATTATGATTGTTCTTGGCATACTACTAGTGATCATCGCGCTTGTGTTCTGTTTCATTcagtcaagaagaagaagaaatttctTGTATTCTTCCTCTGGTAAGGAAAGTGTAGAGAGCTACACTTATCATGAACCAGTGGTTAGGACCAATAAACCCGCGGAATCTCTTGTGAATCACGCAAGGAGAAGATCAACGGCTGATCCAGGAGGCAGGCTTCTGTTTGTGCGGGACAACGTTCCAAGATTTGGTCTTCAAGATCTTCTTAAAGCTTCAGCTGAAGTTCTTGGTAGTGGAACTTTTGGTGCTTCATACAAAGCAGCAATATCTAGCGGACAAACATTGGTCGTGAAGAGGTATAAACACATGAACAATGTTGGAAGAGATGAGTTTCATGAGCATATGAGAAGGTTAGGGAGGTTAAACCATCCGAATCTATTGCCTCTCGTTGCTTACTATTACCGGAGAGAAGAGAAGCTTTTAGTCACTCAGTTTATGCCTAATAATAGCTTGGCAAGCCATCTTCATA CTAATCATTCAGCGGATCAACCTGGATTAAATTGGATCACACGTTTAAAGATCATAAAAGGAGTTGGAAAGGGTTTATATTACTTGTTCAACGAGTTACCAACATTAACGATTCCTCATGGTCATATAAAGTCATCAAATGTGGTCTTAGATGAATCATTCGAGCCATTGCTAACAGATTACGCTCTAAGACCGGTGATGGGCTCAGAGCACGCACATAACTTCATGACTGCATACAAAACACCAGAGTATGGACCAGCGAAAGGACAAGTCTTAACAAAGAAGACGGATGTTTGGTGTCTCGGTGTGTTGATATTGGAGGTTTTGACAGGGAGATTCCCTGAGAATTACTTATCGCAAAGTTATGATCCAAACATGAGTCTTGTGACTTGGGTTAGTGACATGGTTAAGGAGAAGAAAACATGTGACGTGTTTGACAAGGAAATGGACGGGAAGAAGAATTGTAAAGGGGAAATGATTAATTTGTTGAAAATAGGGTTGAAATGTTGTGAGGAGAAAGAAGAGAGGAGGATGGAGATGAGAGAAGCTGTGGAGATGATTGAGATGTTGAGAGAAGGAGAATCTGATGATGAGTTTGGTTCTATGGATCATCGAGTGAATAATGATTTATATTCTTCCATGTTGTGGGACGATGATGACTCGTTGAATCGATGA
- the LOC108863483 gene encoding PHD finger protein At3g20280 isoform X1 — protein sequence MDAAATNLESVEATPATKQNSDAEENGEGESAAPPPPPPSKKPRFDEEVNRVAEIVLVLSALRRIRGGKPPTELEIELMVEAKSKLVDMCQEFSPKDIVGRDAVGAVIEDLGLNCKLKDQRLGFRAPKLTISEKLSLGKRKMEEGKKSTVAASTTYTSPGHLTPASNVSMGHQWVNNNEMKVSGSAVNASGTHFAKDASAIRPQFKPDVHTQAPAVPAGNYYGNAAPWSAQPHPSSSTISFGTPSESKVHVPSSSRVTDPSFRPFMPQTQPGAFPGMKGVTYGQTSAPFGNNHHAEIAKIVHKVLQPRAKQNLLWNPPSREYMSKAMACQMCQGTINEVETLLICDACEKGYHLKCLQANNIKGVPKSEWHCSRCVQLYSGKSFPPKYGRVMRSATTAKMSSSTGEVQSPAEKVVGKINLKVNKEAMPRPETAKPTVVSATDRTVEAEGATAVSQTVKAENAAAVSQTVEAEDAAAISERVEAEDAAPVSQTVEAEDAAAISERVEAEDAAPVSQTVEAEVAAAISERVEAEDASMNQGVDTNDESQGSVGNEVEGDDPSEQVPQSETPTNPPKQENKEDPSKDVTEGSVSASGQDKDLKITVEPSSQEENSASQPDNSPSQPPLQPNTDHSQQENTTPNVEEALQNVTENPEEN from the exons ATGGATGCGGCGGCGACGAATCTCGAATCCGTCGAAGCGACTCCGGCAACTAAACAAAATAGCGATGCAGAGGAGAACGGAGAGGGAGAATCCGCCGCACCTCCTCCGCCACCACCGTCGAAGAAGCCGCGATTCGACGAGGAAGTGAACAGAGTGGCCGAGATCGTGCTCGTCTTATCCGCACTGCGGAGGATCCGAGGAGGGAAGCCCCCGACGGAACTGGAGATTGAGCTGATGGTCGAAGCTAAATCGAAGCTGGTGGACATGTGTCAAGAGTTTTCTCCCAAGGACATCGTCGGTAGGGATGCTGTCGGAGCTGTGATTGAAGATCTGGGTTTGAATTGTAAGCTCAAGGATCAGAGATTAGGGTTCCGAGCTCCCAAGTTAACCATCTCCGAGAAGCTATCTCTTGGCAAGAGAAAG ATggaagaagggaagaagagcaCAGTAGCAGCATCCACTACCTATACATCACCAGGTCATTTAACTCCGG CAAGTAATGTTTCTATGGGACATCAGTGGGTTAATAATAACGAAATGAAGGTATCCGGTAGTGCTGTTAATGCAAGTGGAACCCATTTCGCTAAGGATGCATCAGCGATAAGACCACAGTTTAAGCCGGATGTGCATACTCAGGCACCAG CAGTTCCTGCTGGAAATTATTATGGGAATGCTGCACCTTGGTCTGCCCAACCTCATCCCAGTTCCTCCACCATATCATTTGGAACTCCATCAGAGAGCAAAGTTCATGTTCCGAGTTCTTCAAGAGTCACAGATCCGAGCTTTAGACCATTCATGCCTCAAACTCAGCCAGGTGCATTCCCAGGGATGAAAGGAGTGACTTATGGTCAGACCTCTGCACCTTTTGGAAACAACCACCATGCTGAAATCGCTAAGATTGTCCACAAGGTTCTGCAACCGCGGGCGAAACAGAATCTCTTGTGGAATCCACCTTCAAGAGAGTATATGAGCAAAGCAATGGCATGCCAGATGTGCCAAGGAACCATTAACGAAGTAGAGACACTGCTGATTTGTGATGCCTGTGAAAAGGGATATCACTTGAAATGTCTACAAGCTAACAATATAAAAGGTGTTCCTAAATCTGAATGGCATTGCTCAAGATGTGTGCAGTTGTACAGCGGCAAGTCTTTTCCTCCTAAATATGGTCGTGTAATGAGAAGCGCCACTACAGCGAAAATGTCTTCTAGTACAGGTGAAGTTCAGTCACCCGCGGAGAAGGTGGTTGGTAAAATCAACCTAAAGGTTAATAAAGAGGCAATGCCACGTCCTGAGACAGCAAAACCAACTGTAGTTTCAGCTACGGATCGAACAGTTGAAGCTGAAGGTGCAACAGCTGTAAGTCAAACAGTTAAAGCTGAAAATGCAGCAGCTGTAAGTCAAACGGTTGAAGCTGAAGATGCAGCAGCTATAAGTGAAAGGGTTGAAGCTGAAGATGCAGCACCTGTAAGTCAAACGGTTGAAGCTGAAGATGCAGCGGCTATAAGTGAAAGGGTTGAAGCTGAAGATGCAGCACCTGTAAGCCAAACGGTTGAAGCTGAAGTTGCAGCGGCTATAAGTGAAAGGGTTGAAGCTGAAGATGCATCTATGAATCAAGGAGTTGATACTAATGATGAATCACAAGGTTCTGTAGGAAACGAAGTTGAGGGTGATGATCCTTCAGAACAGGTACCTCAATCAGAGACTCCTACTAATCCTCCAAAACAAGAGAACAAAGAAGATCCAAGCAAAGATGTTACTGAAGGATCCGTTTCAGCCAGTGGCCAAGATAAAGACCTGAAGATCACCGTGGAACCATCATCACAAGAGGAGAATTCAGCATCTCAACCAGACAACTCACCATCCCAGCCTCCTTTGCAGCCCAACACAGATCATTCCCAACAAGAGAACACAACACCGAATGTCGAAGAGGCTTTACAGAATGTCACAGAAAATCCAGAGGAAAACTGA
- the LOC108863483 gene encoding PHD finger protein At3g20280 isoform X2 — MDAAATNLESVEATPATKQNSDAEENGEGESAAPPPPPPSKKPRFDEEVNRVAEIVLVLSALRRIRGGKPPTELEIELMVEAKSKLVDMCQEFSPKDIVGRDAVGAVIEDLGLNCKLKDQRLGFRAPKLTISEKLSLGKRKMEEGKKSTVAASTTYTSPGHLTPASNVSMGHQWVNNNEMKVSGSAVNASGTHFAKDASAIRPQFKPDVHTQAPVPAGNYYGNAAPWSAQPHPSSSTISFGTPSESKVHVPSSSRVTDPSFRPFMPQTQPGAFPGMKGVTYGQTSAPFGNNHHAEIAKIVHKVLQPRAKQNLLWNPPSREYMSKAMACQMCQGTINEVETLLICDACEKGYHLKCLQANNIKGVPKSEWHCSRCVQLYSGKSFPPKYGRVMRSATTAKMSSSTGEVQSPAEKVVGKINLKVNKEAMPRPETAKPTVVSATDRTVEAEGATAVSQTVKAENAAAVSQTVEAEDAAAISERVEAEDAAPVSQTVEAEDAAAISERVEAEDAAPVSQTVEAEVAAAISERVEAEDASMNQGVDTNDESQGSVGNEVEGDDPSEQVPQSETPTNPPKQENKEDPSKDVTEGSVSASGQDKDLKITVEPSSQEENSASQPDNSPSQPPLQPNTDHSQQENTTPNVEEALQNVTENPEEN, encoded by the exons ATGGATGCGGCGGCGACGAATCTCGAATCCGTCGAAGCGACTCCGGCAACTAAACAAAATAGCGATGCAGAGGAGAACGGAGAGGGAGAATCCGCCGCACCTCCTCCGCCACCACCGTCGAAGAAGCCGCGATTCGACGAGGAAGTGAACAGAGTGGCCGAGATCGTGCTCGTCTTATCCGCACTGCGGAGGATCCGAGGAGGGAAGCCCCCGACGGAACTGGAGATTGAGCTGATGGTCGAAGCTAAATCGAAGCTGGTGGACATGTGTCAAGAGTTTTCTCCCAAGGACATCGTCGGTAGGGATGCTGTCGGAGCTGTGATTGAAGATCTGGGTTTGAATTGTAAGCTCAAGGATCAGAGATTAGGGTTCCGAGCTCCCAAGTTAACCATCTCCGAGAAGCTATCTCTTGGCAAGAGAAAG ATggaagaagggaagaagagcaCAGTAGCAGCATCCACTACCTATACATCACCAGGTCATTTAACTCCGG CAAGTAATGTTTCTATGGGACATCAGTGGGTTAATAATAACGAAATGAAGGTATCCGGTAGTGCTGTTAATGCAAGTGGAACCCATTTCGCTAAGGATGCATCAGCGATAAGACCACAGTTTAAGCCGGATGTGCATACTCAGGCACCAG TTCCTGCTGGAAATTATTATGGGAATGCTGCACCTTGGTCTGCCCAACCTCATCCCAGTTCCTCCACCATATCATTTGGAACTCCATCAGAGAGCAAAGTTCATGTTCCGAGTTCTTCAAGAGTCACAGATCCGAGCTTTAGACCATTCATGCCTCAAACTCAGCCAGGTGCATTCCCAGGGATGAAAGGAGTGACTTATGGTCAGACCTCTGCACCTTTTGGAAACAACCACCATGCTGAAATCGCTAAGATTGTCCACAAGGTTCTGCAACCGCGGGCGAAACAGAATCTCTTGTGGAATCCACCTTCAAGAGAGTATATGAGCAAAGCAATGGCATGCCAGATGTGCCAAGGAACCATTAACGAAGTAGAGACACTGCTGATTTGTGATGCCTGTGAAAAGGGATATCACTTGAAATGTCTACAAGCTAACAATATAAAAGGTGTTCCTAAATCTGAATGGCATTGCTCAAGATGTGTGCAGTTGTACAGCGGCAAGTCTTTTCCTCCTAAATATGGTCGTGTAATGAGAAGCGCCACTACAGCGAAAATGTCTTCTAGTACAGGTGAAGTTCAGTCACCCGCGGAGAAGGTGGTTGGTAAAATCAACCTAAAGGTTAATAAAGAGGCAATGCCACGTCCTGAGACAGCAAAACCAACTGTAGTTTCAGCTACGGATCGAACAGTTGAAGCTGAAGGTGCAACAGCTGTAAGTCAAACAGTTAAAGCTGAAAATGCAGCAGCTGTAAGTCAAACGGTTGAAGCTGAAGATGCAGCAGCTATAAGTGAAAGGGTTGAAGCTGAAGATGCAGCACCTGTAAGTCAAACGGTTGAAGCTGAAGATGCAGCGGCTATAAGTGAAAGGGTTGAAGCTGAAGATGCAGCACCTGTAAGCCAAACGGTTGAAGCTGAAGTTGCAGCGGCTATAAGTGAAAGGGTTGAAGCTGAAGATGCATCTATGAATCAAGGAGTTGATACTAATGATGAATCACAAGGTTCTGTAGGAAACGAAGTTGAGGGTGATGATCCTTCAGAACAGGTACCTCAATCAGAGACTCCTACTAATCCTCCAAAACAAGAGAACAAAGAAGATCCAAGCAAAGATGTTACTGAAGGATCCGTTTCAGCCAGTGGCCAAGATAAAGACCTGAAGATCACCGTGGAACCATCATCACAAGAGGAGAATTCAGCATCTCAACCAGACAACTCACCATCCCAGCCTCCTTTGCAGCCCAACACAGATCATTCCCAACAAGAGAACACAACACCGAATGTCGAAGAGGCTTTACAGAATGTCACAGAAAATCCAGAGGAAAACTGA